TGTTTTGATGTCGACTGATCCACTTGGAGAGATAGCACATAAGGCATCTATGTCTACTAAAAAAATGCTTAATTTTCCATCTTGCACGTGCAGGAACAAATCTGTTGTCATTGGCGGAGAAATCAGGAGTTTGCTGCAGAAAATTGGTTAGCTAGATGCATCATACCCCACTGCTTTTTCCCTGATTGATAAGAAACATCCCGGATCGACTGTACAAGCTGCTGGCATTCTAAACTACAGGCGCAACATGCGTGTCGACGAGGTAAGTGACCGATTACATTTAATATATAtgctgtatatatatatatatatatatatatatatatatatatattattccTCGAAGTGGCTCCATATAACTGCTACTATGCTGAGTATGTGTACAATTTAGTCATTAAGGAGACATGACATCGTAGTACAGGATTTTAGACAAACACACCCTAATTAGACTTGCATGGCCTCTTACTAGATGCTTCAAATTTTTGGAGGCCATAATTTAACATGCTGAGTATTTTAccccttcatcaaccaatgttATTGCCTCAATACTTCCCAGGATAACTAAATTTGAAAAGGATCTCCTAGTACTTTTCTATGCAGGATTGCATTAATTTATGGCTTGTATTAAATTTTGTTGTTGGCATTTCAATATGTTTTGGTTGTTGCAGTCGATTGAGATCGAGGCTGATGACATACGTGCGGCAGCAGGGGACATCCTTGATTTTCTTGAGGATACAAGTAAAGAAAAGGAGATCTACTTCAAAGGCTGGGATGGGTTTGGGGCATCAGCGGCTCTCAAAGCTGTAGCCAAGATGCTTCAATCAGCTGAGTCAATGAAGAATCCCAAGTTGAAGTTTGACAGAGTGATCCACATTGACTGCTCCTTGTGGAAAAGCAGGAGGGCACTACAAAAGGCAATTGCAGAGGAGTTGAAGCTTCCCAACCCCGTGATGGCCATCTTTGATCAGAAGGACAGGGACGATGATTTCAAAGGGGTCGATGAAGCTGCTCGAAGGGAGATCGATGATGTCACCAAGGAGATCTTCATGAATCTAGCGGGACGTCGGTTCATGGTGATCTTTCACAACGGAGGCAATGAATACATTGATTTTTTCGAGTTCGGCATCCCCATATATGGACACTTGCGCAGCAAGGTGCTATGGACCTTCCACGGAAGGTTCCGGCCGCACGTCCAAGTGGATGACGAAGTCAAAGAAACAATAGAGAAAAGGACTGATGTTTTTCTCCGAGCAGTACCCACAGACAGGTCTGATGTCCATGAGAGTGTTGCATTGTCCAATGCTGTGCTGGAAGAAGCTAATGAGGTTGCTACTTACCTAACTACATACAAACATCCAAATATGGTCCTGGAGTGCATCTTGCACATGTGGGCACATAAGTATGTTGGCGGCATGGACTGGGGTGCCCATGCATCCAGTTACTGGGTATGTGATGGAATCATAAGAGATGGAGGCAAAAATCCAGAGTTACTTTTGAAGGAAAGAATGTGGGAGATTGCTGGTGATTTGCACAGTAATATACACTTGAATTGGGATCTGGAGTATGTCTCCCGTGCTGTTCACAGTTTCAAATGGGTGATGCCTGATGAACGCTGGATTCGGATTTTGTTGCCCCCTCTTATTCCACATGACACTGATTTCCAGCAGTCGAGTCATTCTTTTCAAACTATTATTGAGAAGAATCAAGAACCAACAATGGCAACGTCTTTCATAGCCCCAAACAGAGATAAACCCTCCACTGATGAACAACAAGGCTTCACCACTGATACTACAGGACTATCATCCCACATGTTCAAGCACTATGAGAATCTTCGTGTCATACAACTGTCCTGGTGCACTTTCAATTTTTCTGCTCCCCCATTCCTCTACTGCAAGAAACTGAAATTTCTCCGGCTTGTTCATTGCAAAGATCTCGGCACAAGTGCTTCGTCAGATGGAGGAGAGGTGAAGGATCAAACAACGCACGGGACTGGCTCATTGTCATGTGATGGAATCATAAGAGATGGAGGCAAAAATCCAGAGTTACTTTTGAAGGAAAGAATGTGGGAGATTGCTGGTGATTTGCACAGTAATATACACTTGAATTGGGATCTGGAGTATGTCTCCCGTGCTGTTCCCAGTTTCAAATCGGTGATGCCTGATGGGATTCGGATTTTGTTGCCCCCTCTTATTCCACATCACACTGATTGCCAGCAGTCGAGTCATTCTTTTCAAACTATTATTGAGAAGAATCATGACCCAACAATGGCAACGTCCTTCTTCATAGCCCCAAACAGAGATAAACCCTCCACTGATGAACAACAAGGCTTCACCACTGATACTACAAGACTATCATCCCACATGTTCAAGCACTATAAGAATCTTCGTGTCATACAACTGTCCTGGTGCACTTTCAGTTTTTCTGCTCCCCCATTCCTCTACTGCAAGAAACTGAAATTTCTCCGGCTTGATCATTGCAAAGATCTTGGCACAAGTGCTTCGTCAGATGGAGGAGAGGTGAAGGATCAAACAACGCACGGGACTGGCTCATTGTCACGGCCATGCCCCGACGACCTTTTGGTGCTACATCTGAATCACACAAACATCAACCTTCTTTGGTGTACGGGTCCACCTATGAATCCAAGAGAGTTGTACTTCAGTGGGGTCAAGAATTGGATTGAGCATCACTTACATGCTGTACAGCTTGGTGAACTTGGAAAACTTGGAGTAACAACTGATCAGATGGAGACGTTCCCTAACTTGCTCCAGGCAAAAAGTCTAAGGACAATCACCCTTGATGGTTGCACTGAGTTAAAAGAAGTTGGCCCTGATGTCCTGCCTCCATCTCTTGAATCTTTCACCTTCTTTGTGGAGAGCTCAACTGCTAATAAGGGAACACCAAGTAAAGGCGTGGGCGAAGGAGGAGCTAAGGTGCATACCATCTCCCTCCGGTGTTGCACGCAGCTGAAAGGTTTGTTCCTGAGAGGATGGTTCAAGAAACTCAAGATGCTGGACCTCTCGGGTACGTTGTTAAAAACACTTGACCTCAGCATGGTGGAAGCTCCTTTCCTCTGTGGGTTCCGTCTGCTGGGTTGCCACATGCTGTGTGCAATACTGTGGCCACCAGCAAGGCCAAGATTACAAGAGCTGCAAAtcgacaccaccaccacccaacTGTCACCAAGCTGCTGCCTTGGGGGCACCCATTTCAACATCTCTGTGAGGGATGGGAGGCTCCTTGGCTCGCTTGTGCCCATCGGAGATCATTTCCTTGGCGAGGGATTACATATTGACATATCGTCTCCTGATCATGCTGCTTCTTACGCAAGCAGCATCAACGACGATGATGACAGCATTATCATTGCTACCTCCGGCTGCAGCATCAGTAAGAAGCAAATGCTCCTGGGCTGGAGGCCTGGTCAGCCATACACCAAGGACGTCTCCTTCGACTGTACTACCAGCAGCGGCTCCACCACACTGCTGGCACCGTTGCTGACGATACATAGAGACGACAATGC
This sequence is a window from Setaria italica strain Yugu1 chromosome III, Setaria_italica_v2.0, whole genome shotgun sequence. Protein-coding genes within it:
- the LOC101782670 gene encoding uncharacterized protein LOC101782670; translated protein: MRVDESIEIEADDIRAAAGDILDFLEDTSKEKEIYFKGWDGFGASAALKAVAKMLQSAESMKNPKLKFDRVIHIDCSLWKSRRALQKAIAEELKLPNPVMAIFDQKDRDDDFKGVDEAARREIDDVTKEIFMNLAGRRFMVIFHNGGNEYIDFFEFGIPIYGHLRSKVLWTFHGRFRPHVQVDDEVKETIEKRTDVFLRAVPTDRSDVHESVALSNAVLEEANEVATYLTTYKHPNMVLECILHMWAHKYVGGMDWGAHASSYWVCDGIIRDGGKNPELLLKERMWEIAGDLHSNIHLNWDLEYVSRAVHSFKWVMPDERWIRILLPPLIPHDTDFQQSSHSFQTIIEKNQEPTMATSFIAPNRDKPSTDEQQGFTTDTTGLSSHMFKHYENLRVIQLSWCTFNFSAPPFLYCKKLKFLRLVHCKDLGTSASSDGGEVKDQTTHGTGSLSCDGIIRDGGKNPELLLKERMWEIAGDLHSNIHLNWDLEYVSRAVPSFKSVMPDGIRILLPPLIPHHTDCQQSSHSFQTIIEKNHDPTMATSFFIAPNRDKPSTDEQQGFTTDTTRLSSHMFKHYKNLRVIQLSWCTFSFSAPPFLYCKKLKFLRLDHCKDLGTSASSDGGEVKDQTTHGTGSLSRPCPDDLLVLHLNHTNINLLWCTGPPMNPRELYFSGVKNWIEHHLHAVQLGELGKLGVTTDQMETFPNLLQAKSLRTITLDGCTELKEVGPDVLPPSLESFTFFVESSTANKGTPSKGVGEGGAKVHTISLRCCTQLKGLFLRGWFKKLKMLDLSGTLLKTLDLSMVEAPFLCGFRLLGCHMLCAILWPPARPRLQELQIDTTTTQLSPSCCLGGTHFNISVRDGRLLGSLVPIGDHFLGEGLHIDISSPDHAASYASSINDDDDSIIIATSGCSISKKQMLLGWRPGQPYTKDVSFDCTTSSGSTTLLAPLLTIHRDDNASATAWMWDCPRAPYRGAYIRVEDRMQKTGLVLGPGQGTELLCDHATILHVHDSASITGIPFPAILSWAKLLWCRVERCQRLDTVFCTPEGEGVGGGSRQAMFWYIQTLWVSQLPVARHVWSWSVAAQPDERSFEDLRYVHLHNCPRLLHVLPLSMSVNLGRLHTLEIVCCDSLTEVFPVPAKREVVNFWRLRRLHLHELPALLCLSGRRMLTPELETVRVRGCWSLRRMPAVGDGTGVGSKRKPTVDCEEEWWDRLVWDGVRLGHDPSLYRTLHPRYGRETGLRPGTLLR